ccttcaactcaggtcatgatctcagggtcctgagatggagccccacattgggctccctgctcagaaaaaaaaaaaaaagaatgaaatcttgccaattgcaataatgtggttggaactagatgGTATcaggctaagcaaaataagtcagtcagagaaagacaaataccatatgatttcattcactgaaaaattcttttttgcaTTCATAGTTCAACATTTCATACACTATTCTATTAACTTGAATAATAATAAGTGTACTTGGCTTATTCACGGttggaaacaaaaacaatggaCTTGATAAGCAAAAACCTCAACTGGAGGGAGTGTAAATACTCAGGGGTATGGAAATGAAGACTGCTTGTCTAGAATTAATTCAGTAGGCTGTGAACACCCTACACAATATTTTATAGAGGAAAAGGAGATCAAGGTGGTTAAGTACAAATCAGTTAACTATTGGCCATCTTAAGACATTTTCTTATCAGTTCTAACTACTTCTCAGTTGGCCGCCTTGGGGTTTTTATAGAGACAATCAAATGCTTGTCATCTCTTTTGGTTGGGGATCAtggtttatttcatattttaaaatttccagaaaaCTTTCAGATAAAAAGAGTGGTAGTTTTTATATGACACTATATTTTTgcctctcttcttttaaaaatattttgtttcctaaCTCAATCTGAACATCTTTATGTCTTAATACAGTATATATGCCCATCTGTATTTATTGTCCTAATTGATAATGTATCATTCTGCTTCtgaccacatttcttttttttaaattttattatgttatgttagtcaccatacaatacatcattagtttttgatgtggtgatccacgatccattgttttcttataacacccagtgctccatgcagtatgtgccctccttaatacccatcactgggctaaccaataccccctccctcctcccctctaaaaccctctttgtttctcagagtccatagtctctcatggaccacatttcttaaaagatttttgttCTATGGAATTCTGCAtccatttcattcttctttttcttttgaatgatagcttccttctttcatttttctctttaattttgggggaagatatatatgtttatattacatatatctggaaaaatacattctttttgtgGTCAATATTAAGGTGACTAATACTAAATtgttaaagaatatataaagaataaactTTTTTCTAATCATCCACATCTAAATAATAATGTGGTTTATACTGAGTCACTCTTTATACGGTTTGAGAAAATTAGCACAGTTttacctctctctcctttctcttacccatttcttatattttttatatcagtCGAGAGGTTTTAGATCTGGATTactattaaaacttatttttcataatgaaCTTCTTAAGAATTAGATCTGAAACTTCCAttctttataaaacaatatttgaaataattatttagacACGGCAGTGTGTTACTTCTCACGACTTTTATATGACAAAATACCCaacacttaatttttattttaattttttaacaaacgAGAATATTTGAGTAACTAAGTTATTATTTTTGCACGAAACAAAACTTGCCATCCTTTATTTTACTCAGGCAATAAAGCAATTCAGCAAAGGGAGATTCAGCACTTTCTGCTCATCCTTTGCAGGAGACATGTTTGCTAGGAGCCCTGTCCTCAGCCAGTCCGGCCCCACTGAGTTCCTGTTCCGCGTGTTCACCACGGTCCCCGAATTCCaggccctcctcttcctcctcttcctcctcctctactTGATGATCCTGTGTGGCAACACAGCCATCATCTGGGTGCTGTGCACACACAGCTCGCTCCACACGCCGATGTACTTCTCCCTGGGCAACCTGTCTTCCCTGGAAATCTGCTACACCTCCGTAGTGGTGCCTTTGATGCTTTCTAACATTTTGGGAGCCCGGAAGCCCATTCCACTGGCTGGCTGTGGGGCCCAAATGTTCCTTTTTGTCAGCCTTGGCGGCGCTGACTGCTTTCTCTTGGCAGTCATGGCATACGACCGCTGTGTGGCCCTCCGCCACCCACTGCACTACACCCTCATCATGACCCAGAAGCTGTGCGTCCAGGTGGTGGTGTGCGCCGTGGGGCTGGCGCGGCTCCTCGCCCTGCAGCTCACAGCCTTAATCTTCACCCTGCCCTTCTGCGGGCACCGCCGGGAAATCAACCACTTCCTCTGCGACGTGCCCCCGGTCCTGCGGCTGGCCTGCGCTGACATCCGCGTGCACCAGGCCGTCCTCTACGTGGTGAGCATCCTCGTGCTGACCATCCCCTTCCTGCTCATCTGTGTCTCCTACGTGTTCATCGCCTCGGCCATCCTGCGCATCCGCTCGGCGGCCTTCCGCCGCCGGGCCTTCTCCACCTGCTCGTCGCACCTCACCGTGGTCCTGCTGCAGGATGGCTTCTGTGCCTTGGTCTACCTGCGTCCCCGCTCCAGCACCTCAGAGGACGAGGACCGTCAGTTTGCCCTGGTCTACACCTTCGTCACCCCCCTCTTCAACCCGCTGATTTACACCCTTAGGAACAATGATGTGAAAGGTGCCCTGAAAAAGGCCATCAATAGCAAAGGAACAGCTGAAGCTCTCTGAAGTTTTAGGGGGACCTGAAGGAGGTCCTTGAGCAGGTGACAACAACGAAACTCTTACATACAAATGCcagatttacatttatttctccaAAGTTTGGATTTTTATTAAATCTGTTCCTAAAACATTTGGTTGTTacagttcattttcatttttttttaaagttctctgaaACTTTAAAACTCTGAAAAGTGGACAGGGATACTTTGGCTACTGCTCACTTAGCCACAAATTAAAAGTCTACATTTCCTCTGAAGAAACATCATTATCTTTGAAGGCTCCTCTTAAGAAACAATGGTATTAACTGAATCCTTGAAGAATGTTCATAAGGATATTTCACCTAATATGCCTTATTCTTGTGTTTGTCTAAAGTGTGACAAGCAACTGCCTGGTCAGTGTACCCGTTTCCGTCATTAAGCCTCTTTCACATGTTATGAGGTCCCTGTGGGTGGGTCTAATCTATGCTCCCACATTTCAATCCAGGAATGTACGAGTAGATCAGGAAAGGTGGAGCAGAGTCAGTTTGCTCTGAGAATTAACATGTGTTGAGAGTAAACTGCCAGATTTCCAACATAAGACCCTTAGGTTTGGGAAAACAAGAGTGGGTCATCAAGTCTCATGGTCAAACACTCTAGCAGTCATCCTCTGTATTGTTCAgccttctccagagaaacagaaccaatagaagaGAGAGAGGTGCCTTTAAGCAATTGGCCCATGTGGTTGTGGAGTTTGGCAAATCCAAAATGTTCAgcccaggccagcaggctggaagtTCCAGCAGGCTTTGGTGTTGCCATCTTGAGTTTGGAGACAATGGAAGAAGAGTCCCTTCCTTTTCTAGCCCTctcagccatttttctttttcattctttcttttttttttttaattatgttaagttagccatcatacagtgcatcattagtttttgatatagtctCAGCCTTTTTTCTGAAGACTCTTAAGTGATTAGGTGAAGTCCATCCACATTACAGAGGGTAAACTGCTCTACACAAACTATTGATTTACACGTGAATCACATCTAAAAAACACCTTCAAGTAGCATCTTGACTGGTGTCTGACTAAACGACTGGGGACAATGGCTAGCCAAGTTGACTCATGAAAGTAACCATCACCATCCACCCCTTGTCAACTTGGCACCCAGACTCATCTCCTTAAACTATACTTGATCTCATAAAGACAATAGCAAAGTCATACTTCTACCTAACCTGATACATATCCTGCATATAACCAAAAATGTACTATCCCTTTCCCCGGAAGAGAATGCAAAGTCCTTGGATGATGTTCTTTTTTACTCTGTAACTTAAAAACTATGATGTAAAGTTAATACATTTTATGTCCTATTGTAACGGgataagagagggaagaaaatacacacatacatacacgcaaacatattcattaaaaaaataaagaaacacacacaacaaTTACAGTCCTCTGCAAGTGGTATGTGGTCAGAATTGGTATTTATAAATCCCTTCTTCCAATACCCATTCCATATTCCCTTTTTCCTCAGAAAGTATCACAGCTTGTTATGGTTCTTTACTTAGTGAGGTGACCCAAACTTTCCTTCCTGAAAGGTCTGGGACTTTAGCAGTTCTGCTTGAATTGGATTACCATGTTGGTCCATCAGTTTTAACCACAAGGGCATGGTGGTGCTAAGAAATACCCCAAGGGATCTCCCATATTAACGGCATACTCTTCATTACCTCCACTGTGGAGCGGCGGTCCAAATCCCCCTTAGTAATCAGGATCAATTATTCCAGTCACACATATTTACCTGTTGATTCAGGGCCATGAGGAGCCCAAAGTGGCCAGGTGACAGTCTTAATTTGTAAATCAACCACTCACAGAATGAGATTCTGGGTTTGGTTTTCAGCAACCTCAGCTCTGCACCTATGGGATATACTGGAAGTTTTCAGGTCATTTATGCAACAGTTGAGCTGAGTAACATCCAATCTGgtatttgaccaaatatttaaagagtgtAGCCTAgccaaattaacaaataaaattgacTGCTATGGCCCaggaaatgacaaaaaaaagGATCTGATATAACTTCAAATCTCAGTGGTATTACTTATGTTTCTATATTAGAAAACTGTGAAGAAATCCTTTTAACAGCAATTTATTCACTAGAAACTTATCATATAAAGTATTACTTCAAAATATGCAGTTATCTAGGTCTCCGAAATATattgaatttcaaaaaaattctcACTCTTATTAGTTTTAACCtttagaaaaagattaaaaccTTGGTCTAAGGAATTATTGAAAGCAgtgtgacattttttaaaaatagatacttaTTCTCTACATTCCTTGAGATCCTGAAAAACCATTGGGTTTTCACACTCAATAGTCAGTGGACATTATTAGATGAAATCAAAAGAACCAAGTTAGTCCTATTTTTGCCACTGCCTTGTTGGATGCTATACAAATCAGGCCACTTCTCTGcatctcattttcttaatgaaggTCTCTGGATGATAGAATTTCCAATATCCTCATGCCTGGATATGcttaaatttcagtattttttattttaagcatgctaggttttgttttggtttttttccagctttgggTTCTTTACTACTTCCACTGCATTTCCCTCTGTTTGAATtgcttttccccccaaatttcatGGCTAGCTTCTTCTCATCATTTATGTTTTaggtcaaatgtcacctcctcaaagaaGAGACTTCTGATGACTTTCCTCCTCTAATCACTAACTATCCCTTTAacttattatattttcttcatggGACTCATCACTATCTGATAATATTTAACTGACTTATTTACtgtgtttattgtctgtttcatAGCAACAATGTAAGCACTATGAAAGCAATCTTGTTTGTCTTATCTGTCTTTGTGCCCAGCCTTAGACAGTGATGGGCACATCATATTacataaatacttatttaatcAATCAATCATGATGAACCAAACTCTAAATGAGTGAACCCTAAGTCTGTGTAATtatcagctatcaaaaagaatatgTCCATTGTATGTTTCATCGTGAAAGATCTAACAGACTGATggagacaagagaaagagaaatgcaatAAAGGTAAAGATATCAAAAATTTGCAAGTTTAATATGGCAAAGTAATATCTGAGCAGGGACATGATCGAACCTATAAAGTCTATATGGTACACTGAATGAAAACATATGGTTTCTTCAAATCCTGGAAGACCACCCTAAGGGagttatttaaaaagtaacaggAAAGTTAAATGTCTGTCCAGTGTCCCCCTCAATTAGTTATTTTATATACAACCAAGGTTACAAGGCCccctttttcatataaaatataaaatacagtctCAGTTCCCCAGGGCAATAATAATTTGGGACTTGGGCTGGCCCAGCTATGACAATCTGGTGAGAGTCAAATCCTTGAAGCAGGAGGCATAAATGACCTTTTATTGAGCTTCTTAGGAAATTAAATTGGATGCTGAGAATGTTGATAAAGGGTTTAATACTGGTCTTCACTTTGACAAGCATACCACAGATCTCCCATTGACAGGAGATCCCAAGTGCAAAGACAGTTTTAGTTTGGACTCATTATCTGGTAACAGGGGAGATCAACAACCATCCAACTACCTCCTGGGAGATAGAACTTATGGGGTAAGACCCTAGATAGCAGAGCAATTTACTCCTTCCAGGGCTTTTGTTGGGAAGGTTACTAAAGCCTCCGTCCTCCAGGCTCAtggtcctcctcttcctctccacctgAGCAGTCAGACCTCAGCTGCTGGCTTCTACCTTTTATCAACATAACCGAGGAGACTGGCTCTGTCTCATGATAATTCATGATAATCTCATGATATCTTCTCATGATAAAGGTAAGAGGAAGTCTTTTGCTCCTCGCTCTAGAGTCACAGTATAGCAGGCCCTCGCTGACACCAGGCTAAAAAAACAAGTAATGGCTTTACAAGTAAAGACTTTAGGATTTTAGAGCTCCTTCAGCCCACGGCTTACAGTGTTTCTCTGAATTCCCTTGGAAGCCCTGTTCTTCTGATTAAAACGGTAATAACTAATCTTAGCCTAAAAAATATTGAAGGGATGGCTAATGTAAATTTGGGTAAGGCTTAAGGATTAATAAAACCCTTTTCCTGTAAGGTACTTCATTTCATCCTCTGCTATGAAGCAGGTATTTTAATAgattcaaagaaaggaaagaaaaattaacatttattatgcaaCTTAATAGGTTTCACACATCAAACCAAGTGTTCTAAATACTTTATCCTGTTTAATTTCATCACAGCTCCATTAGGTGAATATTATTATTTGCATCTTCTAAATGTGAGGAAACAGAAATTAATGTGAGTTAATCTGCCCCGGTGACATTGCTGTTAATAATAGATTGAGATTCTACCTCGGTCTGGTATTGCCAAATCCACTAACCCCCTTGTTTTACACAATGCTAACTCAAGAATTCGAGAGCCATCCAGTCTAGACTCCTTGTCTTTCCAGAATGCACATGGACAAGGTTTCCCACGACACTCTGGCCACGTGGGGCTGGCCTGGCTGGAGACGTAAGAAGGAAGATGCAGATACGATGTGGAATGTGATTTGGAGACACTGAGGCGGGTGTGGATTCATGAACAGATGTCAGCCTGGGCAGATTTCTGGGGATGACGCTGAAGTGCTCTTACCTTGCCTCTGTCCTATGCAACATGTGTAGTAACAACTTAGAATAACAAGGTGATGATATGTGGATATAAGTT
Above is a genomic segment from Halichoerus grypus chromosome 11, mHalGry1.hap1.1, whole genome shotgun sequence containing:
- the LOC118525735 gene encoding olfactory receptor 10Q1-like — protein: MFARSPVLSQSGPTEFLFRVFTTVPEFQALLFLLFLLLYLMILCGNTAIIWVLCTHSSLHTPMYFSLGNLSSLEICYTSVVVPLMLSNILGARKPIPLAGCGAQMFLFVSLGGADCFLLAVMAYDRCVALRHPLHYTLIMTQKLCVQVVVCAVGLARLLALQLTALIFTLPFCGHRREINHFLCDVPPVLRLACADIRVHQAVLYVVSILVLTIPFLLICVSYVFIASAILRIRSAAFRRRAFSTCSSHLTVVLLQDGFCALVYLRPRSSTSEDEDRQFALVYTFVTPLFNPLIYTLRNNDVKGALKKAINSKGTAEAL